One part of the Malus sylvestris chromosome 2, drMalSylv7.2, whole genome shotgun sequence genome encodes these proteins:
- the LOC126599796 gene encoding uncharacterized protein LOC126599796 isoform X1, translating to MTHSSQHISANILEFDDDFERTLRRKRKQPEPNPPSSSSEAESKFEKQEEEEVMATDNRTIKELSASRLDNAVPLCIQYPVAAQGKTDEFELKSSLLHHIPKYHGLSMEDPNKHLKEFEVVCSSMTPINVDGSILKMKAFPLKAFPFSLMDKVKDWLYELASGTVTSWESMKRAFLEKFFPTSRVILLRKKISGIQQNQNESFPTYYECFKGLVASCPQHQMKEELLLQYFYEGLLPIERQMLDASAGGALVDKTPISAKVLIANRALNAQQYEGVAQRNTSWQHLNEVSSVSDLQSQITNLTSMFAQFMEGCKVQGNTPSVCGVCSMQGHLNDQCPQLIENGGWESVHAVGYQGPNQPRSDPYSNAYNSRWRDHSNFKWREPQQHAQQGGFRQTPPGVFQRPYVSLQVPPQSAQQNSGSNLDNDTLQVQRPLFLAVFSVLSQF from the coding sequence atgactcataGTTCTCAACACATTAgtgcaaacatcttggagttcgacgacgattttgaaagaactttgagaagaaaaaggaagcaaCCAGAACCCAATCCACCTAGTTCCAGCTCAGAGGCCGAATCTAAGTTTGAAaagcaagaagaagaggaagtcaTGGCAACAGATAATCGTACAATAAAAGAACTTTCAGCCTCGAGGTTGGACAATGCCGTACCcctttgcattcaatatcccgtggctgcccaaggaaagaccgatgagttcgaattgaagtcaagcttgctgcaccatattcctaagtACCATGGGCtatccatggaagatccaaacaagcacttgaaagagtttgaggtGGTGTGCTCAAGCATGACGCCCATCAATGTTGATGGGAGTAttctgaagatgaaggcctttccattgaaggcctttccattctctctaatgGATAAGGTTAAAGATTGGCTATACGAACTAGCATccggaacggtcacatcttgggagagtatgaaaagagcgttcttggagaaattcttcccaacttcaagggttattcttttgaggaagaaaatCAGTGGTATTCAACAAAACCAAAACGAATCATTCCCAACATATTATGAGTGTTTTAAAGGTCTAGTTGCATCTTGCCCtcaacatcaaatgaaagaggagctgttacttcaatatttctacgagggactCCTCCCAATTGAAagacaaatgcttgatgcctcagcgggaggtGCTTTGGTGGATAAAACACCGATATCTGCCAAggttctaattgccaaccgagcgttgaatgcacaacaatatgaaggtgttgcGCAAAGAAACACCTCATGGCAACActtgaatgaggtaagttccgtTTCTGATTTGCAATCTCAAATAACTAACCTTACTTCTATGTTTGCACAGTTTATGGAAGGATGCAAAGTGCAAGGAAATAcaccaagtgtgtgtggcgtatgttctatgcAAGGGCACCTCAATGATCAATGTccacaattgattgagaatggaggatgggaaagtGTACATGCCGTGGGATATCAAGGACCAAATCAGCCACGAAGTGATCCATACTCTAATGCTTACAATTCGCGGTggagagatcattcaaattttaaatggagagagccacaacaacATGCCCAACAAGGGGGATTTCGGCAAACACCACCTGGGGTGTTTCAAAGGCCGTATGTATCACTACAAGTCccaccacaatctgcccaacaaaATTCAGGTTCGAATttagataatgatacacttcaGGTTCAAAGGccattgtttcttgctgtttttagtgttttaagtcagttttga
- the LOC126599796 gene encoding uncharacterized protein LOC126599796 isoform X2 — MTHSSQHISANILEFDDDFERTLRRKRKQPEPNPPSSSSEAESKFEKQEEEEVMATDNRTIKELSASRLDNAVPLCIQYPVAAQGKTDEFELKSSLLHHIPKYHGLSMEDPNKHLKEFEVVCSSMTPINVDGSILKMKAFPLKAFPFSLMDKVKDWLYELASGTVTSWESMKRAFLEKFFPTSRVILLRKKISGIQQNQNESFPTYYECFKGLVASCPQHQMKEELLLQYFYEGLLPIERQMLDASAGGALVDKTPISAKVLIANRALNAQQYEVYGRMQSARKYTKCVWRMFYARAPQ, encoded by the exons atgactcataGTTCTCAACACATTAgtgcaaacatcttggagttcgacgacgattttgaaagaactttgagaagaaaaaggaagcaaCCAGAACCCAATCCACCTAGTTCCAGCTCAGAGGCCGAATCTAAGTTTGAAaagcaagaagaagaggaagtcaTGGCAACAGATAATCGTACAATAAAAGAACTTTCAGCCTCGAGGTTGGACAATGCCGTACCcctttgcattcaatatcccgtggctgcccaaggaaagaccgatgagttcgaattgaagtcaagcttgctgcaccatattcctaagtACCATGGGCtatccatggaagatccaaacaagcacttgaaagagtttgaggtGGTGTGCTCAAGCATGACGCCCATCAATGTTGATGGGAGTAttctgaagatgaaggcctttccattgaaggcctttccattctctctaatgGATAAGGTTAAAGATTGGCTATACGAACTAGCATccggaacggtcacatcttgggagagtatgaaaagagcgttcttggagaaattcttcccaacttcaagggttattcttttgaggaagaaaatCAGTGGTATTCAACAAAACCAAAACGAATCATTCCCAACATATTATGAGTGTTTTAAAGGTCTAGTTGCATCTTGCCCtcaacatcaaatgaaagaggagctgttacttcaatatttctacgagggactCCTCCCAATTGAAagacaaatgcttgatgcctcagcgggaggtGCTTTGGTGGATAAAACACCGATATCTGCCAAggttctaattgccaaccgagcgttgaatgcacaacaatatgaag TTTATGGAAGGATGCAAAGTGCAAGGAAATAcaccaagtgtgtgtggcgtatgttctatgcAAGGGCACCTCAATGA